A window of Garra rufa chromosome 16, GarRuf1.0, whole genome shotgun sequence contains these coding sequences:
- the LOC141288341 gene encoding eukaryotic translation initiation factor 4E-binding protein 3-like, whose amino-acid sequence MSANTQQSKSCPIPTRVLQIKDWSQLPDCYSQTPGGTLFSTTPGGTRIIYDRKFLLDCRNSPIARTPPCCLPQIPGVTVPSHHPVSKLQELKEELEEEKDLAADDNQFEMDI is encoded by the exons ATGTCCGCCAACACGCAGCAGAGCAAGAGCTGCCCCATTCCCACGCGTGTCCTGCAAATCAAAGACTGGTCCCAACTCCCAGACTGCTACAGTCAGACCCCTGGAGGAACACTCTTCTCCACCACACCAGGGG GAACTCGGATCATTTATGACAGAAAGTTCCTCTTGGATTGCAGGAACTCTCCTATTGCCCGGACCCCACCCTGTTGTTTGCCCCAGATTCCTGGGGTGACCGTTCCTTCACACCATCCAGTGTCCAAACTGCAGGAACTCAAAGAGGAGCTGGAAGAGGAGAAAGATCTGGCAG ctGATGACAACCAGTTTGAGATGGACATTTGA
- the LOC141288681 gene encoding proheparin-binding EGF-like growth factor, giving the protein MKFLSILRLFVFTIVAVTSVSGASIERFESERPAQTAVIDLLEALNEKRSTVDNKQVELEEEDEYYYDDEEEDEFSGDYEVPLVAFSSKPKDPSAVLNAEKLEGAKRTGLGRKKGKGKGKGKKRNPCLKKYKDFCIHGTCQYLRDLKGPSCICDQGYSGERCHLFSLEVKKNEGAYNRTTALAVVAVVLSSLCLTIIGLLLALRFHKQGAYNVENEEKVKLGASPHH; this is encoded by the exons ATGAAGTTTTTAAGTATTTTGCGCCTTTTCGTCTTTACCATCG TGGCTGTGACATCTGTGAGCGGTGCGTCTATAGAGCGGTTCGAGAGTGAGAGGCCTGCACAGACGGCTGTGATTGATCTATTGGAGGCATTGAATGAGAAGAGATCTACTGTGGACAACAAGCAAGTGGAATTAGAGGAGGAAGACGAGTATTACTATGATGACGAAGAGGAGGATGAGTTTTCAGGGGATTACGAAGTGCCATTAG TTGCGTTTTCAAGCAAACCCAAAGACCCGAGTGCGGTTTTGAATGCGGAGAAACTTGAAGGCGCGAAGAGGACGGGGCTCGGAAGGAAGAAGGGAAAAGGAAAGGGAAAAGGCAAGAAAAGGAATCCATGTCTAAAAAAGTACAAAGACTTCTGTATCCACGGAACCTGCCAGTATCTCCGGGACTTAAAGGGGCCCTCATGCAT ATGTGACCAGGGTTACTCAGGAGAGCGGTGTCACCTTTTCTCCCTGGAGGTGAAGAAGAATGAGGGAGCGTATAACCGCACAACAGCGCTTGCTGTGGTGGCTGTGGTTCTCTCTTCATTATGTCTCACCATCATTGGACTACTTCTGGCACTCAG GTTTCACAAGCAAGGTGCATATAATGTGGAAAATGAGGAGAAGGTTAAACTGGGAGCCTCCCCGCATCACTAA